The genomic segment CTATGCGCATTTCTCATCATCTCCTTGACGATGACATCATGTCTGAAAGGCGATGAAACGGAAAGCGTTACACCCTCTAACGAAACAGCCATCACCGGCTTTGTTTTAGGAAATATTAATTGCTATACGGAGTCAACTTCGTCTACTACTGGTAACGACACCATCATCAAGACAGTGTTAACCGGCAGCAATTACCCCATGACTATTGACCAAAACAGCAATCGCATTTACAATGCCACGGAATTGCCTGTAGGCACCGACCTTCAGCATGTACTCATCAGCAGTATCTCAACAAGGAACAACGGCATTGCCACAATAAAGCCTCTTGACAGAGACGACTACACACTTATAACCACAAGCGATTCTATCGACTTCTCTCAGCCAAGAGTCTTCCGTGTCTTCTCGAACACTTTTGACTATTTCCGCGACTACACCATAACGCTGACAGTCAGTAAGACACAGAACGCCACTGAGAGCTGGGTAAAGATTGCTACTGACGATTTACTGAAAGATTGGACGAACAAAAGTCTTATAGCTTGGAACGACACCGTACAGTTGGTAGACAAAGGCATCGTGGTAAAAGGCAGCACCGCTTTCAGAATGAAGGACACTACAGTTCAACAGTCCACAGACCTGATTAACTGGAGCGACATCACCACAGCACCCCTAAGTCAACTGTTGGGTACCAATTCTTATGAGATCTACGCCCTAGGCACCGATGGGCAGTTGAAACGTTCTCTAGACAATGGAGTAACATGGATTGACGAGGCCATCGATGCAGAAGCATCATTATTGCCTAAGAGTCAGATTACCACAACCACATGGGCCTACGCTCCACT from the Prevotella sp. E15-22 genome contains:
- a CDS encoding DUF6242 domain-containing protein; this encodes MKRFYQLLCAFLIISLTMTSCLKGDETESVTPSNETAITGFVLGNINCYTESTSSTTGNDTIIKTVLTGSNYPMTIDQNSNRIYNATELPVGTDLQHVLISSISTRNNGIATIKPLDRDDYTLITTSDSIDFSQPRVFRVFSNTFDYFRDYTITLTVSKTQNATESWVKIATDDLLKDWTNKSLIAWNDTVQLVDKGIVVKGSTAFRMKDTTVQQSTDLINWSDITTAPLSQLLGTNSYEIYALGTDGQLKRSLDNGVTWIDEAIDAEASLLPKSQITTTTWAYAPLNDAYCTLMAGLNQNGEMCFWRKISQKDNAGQWVYMPIESNNRFTMPAQNHLSMAYVNGNIYAVGDNLIVYVSRDQGITWKKISTYALPSSAQGSEYAITVDSLGSLWLITNAGQIWKW